In Felis catus isolate Fca126 chromosome C2, F.catus_Fca126_mat1.0, whole genome shotgun sequence, a single window of DNA contains:
- the TRIM42 gene encoding tripartite motif-containing protein 42 translates to METAMCVCSPCCTWQRCCPQLCSCLCCKFLFTSERNCTCFPCPYKDERNCQCCHCTCSENPNCHWCCCSWANDPNCKCCCTTSSNLQCYYYESRCCRNATITFHKGRLRSIRTSSKTALRIGSSDTQVDEVKTMPANSNLVHHLSCPLCHRLHLHSFMLPCNHSLCEKCLRQLQKHAEVTENFFILVCPVCSRSHCMPYSHKMQLPENYLRGRLTKRYMQQHGYLKWRFDRSTGPTLCQVCRSRRIAYKRCITCRLNLCNDCLKAFHSDVAMQDHVFVDTSSEDQDEKICIHHPSSRIVEYCSQDNQLLCTFCKTAFHNGHDTVNLIDACSERAAALFSAIAKFKAVRYEIDNDLMEFNILKNSFKADKEMKRKEIRNGFLKLRNILQEKEKYIMEQLENLEVSRQKEIEKYVYVTTMKVNEMDGLIAYSKEALKETGQVAFLQSAKILVDQIEDGIQSTFRPDPQLRLHSLHCMPLDFAELSSAIHELFPTGPKKVCSSGESLPSPYPMHSEMMISRKVTFSTHSFGNQQIYQRSSSLLSFNTTSGEKAKMGLEAYGRAQSATPAKPTDGLCTYWSAGAENQPVQNSSSFHNWYSFNDDSVKTPGPIVIYQTLVYPRAAKVYWTCPTEDVDSFEMEFYELVTTPPNNVQTELCGQIRDIMQQNLELHNLTPNTEYLFKVRAINNNGPGQWSDICKVVTPDGHGKNRAKWGLLKNIQTALQKRF, encoded by the exons ATGGAGACTGCCATGTGTGTTTGCTCTCCATGTTGTACATGGCAGAGATGTTGTCCTCAACTATGCTCCTGTCTGTGCTGCAAGTTCCTCTTCACCTCAGAGCGGAACTGCACCTGCTTCCCCTGCCCTTACAAAGATGAGCGCAATTGCCAGTGCTGCCACTGCACCTGCTCTGAGAACCCCAACTGCCACTGGTGCTGCTGCTCCTGGGCCAATGACCCCAACTGCAAGTGCTGCTGCACGACCAGCAGCAACCTCCAGTGCTACTACTACGAGAGCCGCTGCTGCCGCAATGCCACCATCACGTTCCACAAGGGCCGCCTCAGGAGCATCCGTACCTC CTCCAAGACCGCGCTGCGCATCGGCAGCAGCGACACCCAGGTCGATGAGGTGAAGACGATGCCCGCCAACAGCAACCTGGTGCACCATCTCTCGTGCCCCCTGTGTCACCGGCTGCACCTGCACTCGTTCATGCTGCCCTGCAACCACAGCCTGTGCGAGAAGTGCCTGCGGCAGCTGCAGAAGCACGCCGAGGTCACCGAGAACTTCTTCATCCTCGTCTGCCCCGTGTGCAGCCGCTCGCACTGCATGCCCTACAGCCACAAGATGCAGCTGCCCGAGAACTACCTGCGCGGGCGCCTCACCAAGCGCTACATGCAGCAGCACGGCTACCTCAAGTGGCGCTTCGACCGCTCCACCGGGCCCACCCTTTGCCAGGTGTGCCGCAGTCGGCGCATCGCCTACAAGCGCTGCATCACGTGCCGCCTCAACCTCTGCAACGACTGCCTCAAGGCCTTCCACTCGGACGTGGCCATGCAGGACCACGTCTTCGTGGACACCAGCTCCGAGGACCAGGACGAGAAGATCTGCATCCACCACCCGTCCAGCCGCATCGTCGAGTACTGCAGCCAGGACAACCAGCTGCTCTGCACCTTCTGCAAGACGGCATTCCACAACGGCCACGACACCGTCAACCTCATCGACGCCTGCTCCGAGAGGGCGGCCGCCCTCTTCAGCGCCATCGCCAAGTTCAAAGCAG TCCGCTATGAGATTGATAACGACCTAATGGagttcaacattttaaaaaatagctttaaagcGGACAAGGAGATGAAGCGAAAAGAGATTCGAAATGGATTTCTCAAGCTGCGCAACATTCTACAGGAGAAGGAGAAGTACATCATGGAGCAGCTAGAGAATCTAGAGGTGTCCAGGCAGAAGGAGATTGAAAAATACGTGTACGTCACAACCATGAAAGTGAACGAAATGGATGGTCTGATCGCCTATTCCAAGGAAGCACTGAAGGAGACAGGCCAGGTGGCATTCCTGCAGTCGGCCAAAATTCTGGTGGACCAGATCGAGGATGGCATCCAGAGCACTTTTAGGCCTGACCCACAACTCCGGCTACACTCCTTGCACTGCATGCCCTTGGACTTTGCTGAGCTCTCCAGTGCCATCCACGAGCTCTTCCCCACAGGGCCCAAGAAGGTATGCTCCTCAGGGgagtccctgccctccccttaTCCCATGCACTCAGAAATGATGATCTCCAGGAAGGTCACTTTCAGCACTCACAGCTTTGGCAACCAGCAGATATACCAGCGAAGTTCCTCCTTGCTGTCCTTCAACACCACCAGTGGTGAGAAGGCCAAAATGGGTCTGGAAGCCTATGGGCGAGCCCAGTCAGCCACACCTGCCAAACCCACAGATGGCCTCTGTACATACTGGAGCGCAGGGGCAGAAAACCAGCCTGTGCAGAACAGCAGCAGCTTCCACAACTGGTACTCATTCAATGATGATTCTGTGAAGACCCCAGGCCCAATTGTCATCTACCAGACTCTGGTGTATCCTAGAGCTGCCAAG GTTTATTGGACATGCCCAACAGAAGATGTGGACTCTTTTGAGATGGAATTTTATGAACTCGTTACTACCCCTCCCAACAATGTACAGACAGAGCTCTGTGGGCAAATTCGGGATATAATGCAGCAGAATCTGGAGCTGCACAACCTGACCCCCAACACTGAGTATCTGTTTAAAGTTAGAGCCATCAACAATAATGGTCCTGGACAATGGAGTGACATCTGCAAG GTGGTAACCCCAGATGGGCATGGGAAGAACCGAGCTAAGTGGGGCCTGCTGAAGAACATCCAGACTGCCCTCCAGAAGCGCTTCTGA